CGCGCCGGTTCGGTCGCCACCGTGCCGCCGAGCTCGGCTGCCGTCGCGAACCGACGGGGCCCTTCGCGACCACGCAGGCTCAGAGGCCGGGCGTAGGGGTGGAGGAGCCCGTCGTCGTCGAACACCGCGAACTCGTCCGAGAAGTACCGGGCACCCGAGGCGAGCGCCTCCGCCACGAGGCTCGACTTTCCGCTGTGCGAGCGCCCGGGGACGACCACGACCGCTCTACCCCAAGCGAAGGCGGCGGCGTGCACGAACATCGCCGTCCTGGCGTTCCGGGCCACGAGCGGATGCACCCGGTCCACGAACCCGACGATCACCTCGTCTTCGGTCCCCACCATCTCGGTGTGCCCGTCGCGCCGGCAGAGCCGGAAGCGGTCCACTCCGTCGGGGACGACGACGAATGCGGCATCGACCGGACCTTCGCCGCCGACCTGTGCGTAGTCCGACACCTGACCGCACAGGCGCGTGGCGATGCTGTGGGGCGCGCGGAGCCGGATGCGGGCACCGTGGGAGTCGAGGGTCAACGTCTTCATCGGAAACAGAGCGGAGCGTAGTTGCCCACCCCGACGGCAGGGGACCTCACGGCCCCATTGGTACTCTCCGGCCGTGGTGACCGGGCCCGACGAGCCGAAGAGACAGTTCAGCGACACGCGGATCTTCATCTCGATCGCGTCGTACCGGGACCGCGACCTGCCGTTGACCATCCGCAGTGCTCTCGAGGCCGCCGCGGAACCGGCCCGGCTGCGCTTCGGCATCTGCCACCAGTTCGACGATGCCTCCAAGGAAGACCTGGAGCCCTGGAGCGAGGACCCCCGCGTGCTCGTCGATGCCGTCCACCACAGCGAGAGCCACGGGGTCTGCTGGGCGAGGTCCCGGATCCAGGACCTCTACGACGACGAGCCCTATCTGCTCCAGGTGGATGCGCACATGCGGTTCGCGGACGGCTGGGACGAGCGCTGCATCCGCATGCTCGGTTCCGTCGACAGCGAGCGACCCGTGCTCACGAACTACCCACTCGGGTTCACGCGCACCGCGGACGGGACCGAGACCCTCGCCCCCGACACCGGACCCCGCAGGCTCGGCCTCGAACCCGACGTGCCACTGGGACGGCTGCGCCAGCGCTCCGAACCCGCCCCGGGTCACACGCGTCCCGGACGTCACCACTTCGTCGCCGCAGGGTTCCTGTTCACCGTCGGACGGTTCTGCCGGGACATCCCCTATGACCCCGACCTCTACTACCACGGGGAAGAGATCACGCTGGCGCTACGTGCGTACACCCACGGCTACGACTTCTACTTCCCGAACGAGAACGTCATCTGGCACTGGTACGACCACCCGAATCGGCTGCACTGGGAGGACCACGACCGCCACTTCACCCTCGACGACCGGGCCCGACGACGAGTCGCCCGCCTGATTCGGGGGAACCGCAACCTGGGCCCGCACGGCCTCGGGACCCGCAGGACCGTCCGCGACTACGAGCACCTCGCAGGTCTGCGGCTGCCGGGCCGCAGGTTCGGTGACGACCTGTGGAGCCGATGAAGGAACCGGAGATCCGTGATAGCTTCGTTGGTTCAGGTGCGTTCCCCGGAGGAGAGAGTCACATGCGGCCACGGCGCGTGGATGGTCTGTTCGTCGAAGAAGTCGGTGTCGAGTACCTCGTGTACCGCACCGAGTCCGACGAGGCAGCCGCCCTCAATCCTGCTGCGGCAGCTGTGTTCGACCTCTGTGACGGCAGCCACGACGTCGACGAGATCGTCGCGGCTCTGGCCGGGTCCGAACGGCCACTCGACCGGGACTCGGTCTCGCTGGCTCTGAAGGAACTCGCCGACGCCGGCCTGATCGACGGCTCCCCGGAAGATCCGGGCGTCTCACGACGTGACCTTCTGATGAAGCTCGGGGCGGGCACCGCGGCAGCGGCTGCCATTCCCGTGGTCGAGTTGATCATCGCCCCGTCCATGGCAGCAGCGCAGTCTCCGACTCCGACCCCCGCACCGGTGGCTCCTTCACCCACCCCGCAGCCGACTCCGAGGCCGACCCCGGAGCCGACACCGGGCGAACCGCAGCCGTCACCGACGCCCGCACCCACACCGGCGCCAACCCCCGCACCCACACCGGCTCCGACCCCCGCACCGACGCCTTCGCCGACCCCCGAACCCACTCCTTCGCCCACCCCGGTGTAACCCTGCGGCCGGGCCGCGCCACCGCCGGCCGGACCGATGCGTAGTCCTCTCGTGTCCGCCACCTCCCCGGCGCTCTCGACGCCGCACCTCGTATTGAGCGACGTCCTCGACCCGTCAGCGCGCTCACGCCTCGCGACAACCATCTCAGCCCGCTTCGCCGAATCGGGAGCGGAGGCCGCGTCCCGGTTCCTCGATGGCGTCAGCGTCCACCGTGCGATGGACCTCGACGTCGACCTCGGTGACGCTGTCGGGCCCCTCGAGGACGTGCTGACCGAGGTCACCGCCGCGGCCAGGCGCGAGTTCGATCTTTTGCACTTCCGGCTCGCGGCGATTCCCCACCAGGTGACGGTCCACACCGTCGCCGGGGACGTGCACTCGCACGTCGTCGGTGACACCGTCCCTGCGGGGAGACGGATCGAGTTCGTGTACACGATCGTCCCGGACCCCACCGGGTTCGAGGGCGGCTCGGTCAGGCTCTTCCACACCCTCGAACGCGACGGTGTCTCGTGTGCGGGCGACGAGTTCACGGAGGTTCCGCTTTCCGACAACTCGCTGCTCATGTTCCCCAGCGGCCACCACCACGAGGTCACGAGGCTCCGGCGGGTAGAGGGAGCCTCGGATGGAACGCCGCACCCCGTCTACTTCGCCATCCGCGGGTGGCTCGCAGGTGATCCGCTGCACCCGCCGACACGGCCGTTGCGACCGGAGGCGGCCAACGCGGTGCAGGCCGACTATCTCCCGCGGCTGTCCGAGGCCGGCTTCGAGGTCCGGCCCACACCCCACTGGGTGCAACAGCTCCTGGAGGGTCTCCTCGACCTGCGGGGGCCCCGACGGACCCCCGAGGGGGCCGACACCGCCTACCACCGCGGACAGGACCCCGACCTCGTCCCGATCGACGACCTCGCCGACGACCTGTTGCGCGCGCTCATGCCCCTGCACGAGGAGTGGTGCGGAACAGAGCTGGTGCCGAGCGCCGCCTTCGGCATGCGCTGCTACCGCGAGGGCGCCAGCCTGATCATGCACGTGGACCGCGCCGCCACCCACGTGGTCAGCTCGATCCTCCAGATCGCCCAGGACGTGGACGAGCCGTGGCCTCTGGTGCTCGAACACGACGGCCGGGAGCACTCCGTCATCCTGAACCCCGGACAGATGCTCCTGTACGAAGGAGCGTCGACGCCACACGGACGACCGGGCCCGCTACGGGGCCGCTCGTTCGTCAACCTCTTCCTGCACTACCGACCGCGCGACTGGCCCTGGAACAGCGATGTCCTGGCGCAGCGGGCGTTCGAGAACGGGGTCGTCGACGTGGACGGCCGGCTGTTGTGAAGCGGATCGCGGTACTCGTCCTGGCCTGCGCAACGGAACCCTACGCCGAGATGGTGCGCACGATCCGGCGGACCTGGGGCAGCCGCCGGGTCCAAGGTGTGGACACTTTCTACGTCTACGGGAACGTGCGGGGCCGCAGCGAGACACGGGAGATCGCCCGCTACACCCACCGCTCGCCACCGCCGGTCGAAGAAGGAGACATCGAGCAGTTCGGCGACGTCCTGATCGCGGGCTGCGCCGACCTCGTCCGGGAACAGGAGGACTGCCTGTTGTGGAAGCGGCTCCTCGCGTTCGACCACCTCACCCGTGACGACGACTACGACCTGGTCTACACCGTGTGCGCAGCGAGCTACATCGACCTTCCCCAACTCGTGCGGAACGCCGCCCGCATGCCCCGGACCCGGGCCGTGTCGGGTCCCGTGAGCATCGACCCCGCACACTCGGCGCCGTTCGTGAGCGGAGCGTCGATGTTGTTGACCGCCGACGTGGCCCGGGCACTCGGCCGTCGGCGCCGGGAGATCATCGCGGGCAACGTCTACGGATTCCGTGACGACCTGACGATCGGGCGGTGGATCGCCTCGCACATCAGCACGGTCCCCCTGGCCGAGTTCATCGATGACGTGGTCGAGTGTCGCCCCCTCCGCCCCGAACACGTCTTCGTCGTGACCTCGAGGCAATCCGTCGACTACGTGAACAAGCCCCGGGACCGACACCGTCCGGTCCCGGGTGCCCACCAGTACCACTTCGGCAGCCGCAAGCCCGACGACATGGCCCGCTTCCACCGGCGCCACTTCGATCCGCGGCGCCACACCATCGGCGGCGCAACCGGGTCCATCTCGCGGGTCCAGATCTTCGGAGAGAGATGTTCGGGGACGAATTACCTCGCCGCGCTCGTTTCGAAGAACTTCGCAGGCGTGGAGCTGACGACGGAGTTCGGGTGGAAGCACTGGTTCATCAGGGGCCACGAGCCGCGCGGCCGACCGAACCGTTCGACTGATCGGGAGTGCGTCCGCTCCCTCGCCGACAGCGACGACACCCTCTTCGTCGTCATCCACCGGGACCCGTTCGACTGGCTGCGGTCGCTGCACCGTAGGCCGTACCACGCGCCCGGGCACTGGAACATCCCGTTCTCGGAGTTCATCCGCAAGCCCTGGTTCTGCGCGGAGCCGACGAGAGCCAACCCGCTGTGGCCCGAGAGCGAGACGGGCGAGTACTTCATCGAGGAGGCCGACAACGTCGTGCGCCTCCGGACGCAGAAGGCGGAACACTTCCTGGGACTCGGCTCCGTCGTGAAGAACGTCGTCCACCTCCGCTACGAGGACCTCGCCGCCGATCCGACGCTGCTCGCCGGCGTGGCTGAACGCTTCGGCATCACACTGAAGCACGCGGAGGTGGCCGATGAGACTGTCCACTTCGGCGGAACCGACGGGGAGGCGTTCGAGGGTCCGAGGCCGTACCCGCCGATCGCCGACGACGACCTCGAGTTCATCCGCGCCACCCTGGACTGGGGGGTGGAGGCGAAGCTCGGTTACACGGACAGGAGCGAGGTGACCTCCCGGGGCGCGGGGTCCGGGACGCGGCAACCGGCGACGGATACCGCTGGCGACCGCCTCCTGCTGATCCTCGAGCGAGACGTCGGCCTGTTCTCGATGGTCGAGCAGGTACTGAACACGCTGCACCTCCTCGAGCGTCATCGAATCGACCGCATCCCGGTCGCGCTCCTGGGTCGCGACATCGCCTACTTCGATCCCGACGGATGCGACGGACGAACGACGGTATGGGAGTACTACTTCGAGCCGCTGATCGAAGAGTGGCCCGCCGAGCGTGTGCTCGACATCCTGGGCGACAGGGCCCTGGACCTCGTCGCGAGCCGACGGCTCCTTCAGGAACGGCTCCGGGGGCTGCGGGACTTCCCCGATCGGATCCACCGCGTGCCGTCACCGAGCACCCTGGACCTTGCGAATCTGAGAGAGCTGTCGACGATCCCGGCGGCCGCCGACTGGCAATGGACCGAGGACTTCACCCCCACGGTGGACGGGCAACGCTTCGAGGAGCTACCGAGCCGGGCCGACCGGGTCAGACTCCTGAAGAAGTGGGTCCGGCCCCGGCCCCGACTCGCCGGGCACATCGAGGCCTTCCACGGGGCGCAACTTGCGGGTCACCACGTGATCGGCGTCCACGTGCGGGGCACAGACCTGCTCCCCCGCGCGGACGGACCAGCCGACCTCGACCTCCGGCCCTTCTTCGCGGAGGTGGACGCCCGACTCGACGCGCTGGGCCAGGAGTCCTGTCGCGTGCTGGTGGCCAGCGACGACCATTCCTACGTCGCCGGCTTCGGTGAGCGGTATGGAGATCTCTGCGTGGCCTACGACGCGGTGCGTTCCGGCGGCGGTGATCCATCCGCCGGTTCCGGCCCGACCGGCCAACAGATGCCCGGATTCCTGACGAGAGGGGACGGGCGTGCCGTCCAGAACGGCGCAGACGTCGTCGTGGAGTTCGGCCTCCTGTGCCGCAGCGACAGTCTCGTGCACAACGGCTCGAGCATCGCGAGGCTCGCGTCGAGCATCGTCGACGACAGCGTCCGCATCTAGGGCGCCGACGTCGACCGTCACCCGCCTACCGCGACGGGACAGCCCCCGGGACGCGGATCAGCTACGCGTGTTCAGCCACGTCCGAGCAGAAGTCGATGACACGGTCCCAGAACAGCTCGGCGTTGTCCCTGTCGTACTCCTCGGGGAGGGACTCGTCCGTGAAGAGGTGCCCGGCTCCGGGGTAGTCGAACATCTCGACCCTGCTGCCCGAGTCTCGAACCGCCCCGAGGACGCTGTCGATCCACTGTTGGTTCCGGAACGGATCATCGACGGTGTAGTGGATCTGGGCGGGCAGGCCGCGAGGCCATGAATCGACGCCCAGTTCGTCGAGCCCGAGCGCTCCCGACGCCATGACGACACCTGCCAGGTCTCGTCGGGACGCAACGTACTCGGCCATCCCGCCACCGTTCGAGAATCCGACCGCGATGAACCCATCGGGCAGATCGGCGACGGCCTCTACCGCGGCGTTCATCAGGACCGGGTAACCGATACCGGTGGCGAAGTCACCGGCCGTCTCGTAGTCGTCGAACACCCGCCCGTCGTACTGGTCGACGATGGTCACGTCGTGACCGGCCGCGGTGAGACGCCGGCCGGCCTCGGTGATGCCCGGCCGGACGCCGAGTACTGAATGGAACAGTGCGACAGCGCTCATCGTGGTTCTCCTCATCTGTACCTCTCCCGGTCGTCCCACCACTCCGCCACGGCACCGATCTGGTGACTACCCCGTTACCGGGGTCACGTGCGAGCGATCTCGAGTGGCCACGCGGCGGGGATCGAGCGGTACAACGCTGCGTCGTCTGGATAGACCTCGCTCACGAGGTCGTACAGGGCGCGATCGTAGAACCGTCTGGGTCGCGGTGCGATGCGTCCGGAATGGGCAGCGGCCGGAAGGTCGGCGACGAGCTGACCCCCGTCGTTCGGGTCGTCCACGTAGCGGGTCCTGCCCCGCCAGCCGAGCTGGCTGTGGTCGATGCCGAGCTCGGTCGACAGGGCGGCGAGCTCCTCCTCGAGCCGCTCGGTCAGGATGTGGCGATCCACCCGTCCCGCTGGAACGTTGACCACCTGGGGCTGGAGGTGGTGTTGGAGCATGACGCCTTCGCTGTGGAGACGGGCGACGGTCTCGATGAAGGTCCTGAACGAGACGCCGTCGAGTCTGACGTTGCCTGCACCGTCGGCCTGACCCCACTCCTCGGGGCGACCGACGACGACATCGAGGTAGGCGCTGACCATGCGGCGATGCGGATCCCGCACGGCGAAGATGACGAGGAAATCGGAGAACTCCGGATCAGCGAGCCGCTTCGCCTCAACGGTGTGGTCGCGAATCCGCTCACCCAGGCGACGCTGGTCCCATTGCGGGGTGCGCTCGGCTTCTACGATCGTGCTCTCGAACCAGCGGTTCAGGGTTCTCGTCCCGCACTTCGGTGACATCAGCAGCGCGAACTGTCGGGCCCGGTTGACCCCGGCGTGGATGGCCATTGACGAAGACACTACGGCCTGGACGCGGCGCGGCCGGAGAGGTCTTTGTCGTACCGTCTCCCCGGGACCAACATCGATCGACGACACATGACCTCCGGGGAGGCCACACCGCCATGACCGACACCGCGTACCTGCTCGACCGCCTCGCCATCCACGACCTCCAGGTCGAGTACACGCGCGCGCTCGACGCGAACGAGTTCGACCGACTCGCGAACGTGTTCACTCCCGACGCCGTGGTCGACATCGAAGGAA
This sequence is a window from Acidimicrobiales bacterium. Protein-coding genes within it:
- a CDS encoding GlcNAc-transferase family protein: MVTGPDEPKRQFSDTRIFISIASYRDRDLPLTIRSALEAAAEPARLRFGICHQFDDASKEDLEPWSEDPRVLVDAVHHSESHGVCWARSRIQDLYDDEPYLLQVDAHMRFADGWDERCIRMLGSVDSERPVLTNYPLGFTRTADGTETLAPDTGPRRLGLEPDVPLGRLRQRSEPAPGHTRPGRHHFVAAGFLFTVGRFCRDIPYDPDLYYHGEEITLALRAYTHGYDFYFPNENVIWHWYDHPNRLHWEDHDRHFTLDDRARRRVARLIRGNRNLGPHGLGTRRTVRDYEHLAGLRLPGRRFGDDLWSR
- a CDS encoding PqqD family peptide modification chaperone, whose amino-acid sequence is MRPRRVDGLFVEEVGVEYLVYRTESDEAAALNPAAAAVFDLCDGSHDVDEIVAALAGSERPLDRDSVSLALKELADAGLIDGSPEDPGVSRRDLLMKLGAGTAAAAAIPVVELIIAPSMAAAQSPTPTPAPVAPSPTPQPTPRPTPEPTPGEPQPSPTPAPTPAPTPAPTPAPTPAPTPSPTPEPTPSPTPV
- a CDS encoding dienelactone hydrolase family protein — its product is MSAVALFHSVLGVRPGITEAGRRLTAAGHDVTIVDQYDGRVFDDYETAGDFATGIGYPVLMNAAVEAVADLPDGFIAVGFSNGGGMAEYVASRRDLAGVVMASGALGLDELGVDSWPRGLPAQIHYTVDDPFRNQQWIDSVLGAVRDSGSRVEMFDYPGAGHLFTDESLPEEYDRDNAELFWDRVIDFCSDVAEHA
- a CDS encoding sulfotransferase family 2 domain-containing protein, translated to MAIHAGVNRARQFALLMSPKCGTRTLNRWFESTIVEAERTPQWDQRRLGERIRDHTVEAKRLADPEFSDFLVIFAVRDPHRRMVSAYLDVVVGRPEEWGQADGAGNVRLDGVSFRTFIETVARLHSEGVMLQHHLQPQVVNVPAGRVDRHILTERLEEELAALSTELGIDHSQLGWRGRTRYVDDPNDGGQLVADLPAAAHSGRIAPRPRRFYDRALYDLVSEVYPDDAALYRSIPAAWPLEIART